In one Staphylococcus lutrae genomic region, the following are encoded:
- a CDS encoding class II aldolase/adducin family protein, translating to MTEKEQQLRQLICDIGKHLFNKDFVAANDGNISARLSENEILATPTATSKGFLQPENIVKLDLEGNILESKAGVKPSTEVKMHLRCYQKMPQCQGVVHAHPPYGTAFAIKGETLNKATMPEVVIAMPEIPLAAYGCPSTEEVPDSIEPFFNQCEAVLLESHGAITWGKDLISAYLNMERLEYIAKLTYITRQIDGERELPQERIDELIQLRSFYGMT from the coding sequence ATGACAGAAAAAGAACAACAGTTAAGACAACTGATTTGTGACATTGGCAAACATTTATTTAATAAAGATTTTGTTGCAGCGAATGATGGGAATATTTCGGCACGTTTATCAGAAAACGAAATTTTAGCGACGCCAACTGCAACAAGTAAAGGTTTTTTACAACCTGAAAATATTGTGAAGTTAGATTTAGAAGGTAATATTTTAGAAAGTAAAGCAGGGGTTAAACCTTCAACTGAAGTCAAGATGCATTTGCGTTGTTATCAAAAAATGCCTCAGTGCCAAGGTGTCGTCCATGCGCATCCCCCATATGGCACAGCTTTTGCGATTAAAGGTGAAACACTTAACAAAGCAACAATGCCAGAAGTGGTCATTGCAATGCCAGAAATTCCACTGGCGGCGTACGGCTGTCCCTCAACTGAAGAAGTGCCGGACTCTATCGAACCGTTCTTCAATCAATGTGAAGCGGTGCTGTTAGAAAGCCATGGTGCCATTACATGGGGTAAAGATTTAATCTCAGCGTACTTAAATATGGAACGCTTAGAATATATTGCAAAACTCACTTATATTACAAGACAAATTGATGGTGAGCGTGAATTGCCACAAGAAAGAATTGATGAACTCATTCAATTAAGATCATTTTATGGTATGACCTAA
- a CDS encoding rhamnulokinase, protein MSNVWPGLSIGEGLIEVTKHIAIDFGASSGRVILGHFDGQKIQLEEIYRFANTPVEMNGVLYWDFPKLFQEIKNGLKAVSRVTTNVESLAIDTWGVDYGYIDAQGRLLLLPKNYRNEEKLKYQEALYEALPELEFYKYTGIVPSSINSYVQLYADIQAHPWLKDVVAHVLFMPDLFNYFLTQQININYSIASTSGLLSTSKKWSDTLFEKLGIPKQWFDQSELTLNKVLGHLTPSLIKETGLSELKVIASTGHDTAASILTVSPNAIFISCGTWSVIGIQRDEPIINEVAYQMGLTNEGTYDGQIKCLKNLNALWILQELQRYWSEQGHAYSFSELVKSAEMAHIDSFIDVEDAAFLKQENMYELIQQHLKATGQTLPETVGEWVRIVIQSIAMQYQRTILTIERLSGQSYDTVHMVGGGIQNALLCQLTAKYTGKKVVTGPIEASAMGNVLGQLCTLGLIKKTDIQQVVAASVQLKNYRPNEYV, encoded by the coding sequence GTGTCAAACGTTTGGCCCGGTTTATCGATAGGGGAAGGATTGATCGAAGTGACGAAACATATTGCCATTGATTTTGGTGCAAGTTCAGGCAGAGTGATATTAGGCCATTTTGATGGACAAAAAATACAATTAGAAGAAATCTATCGCTTTGCGAATACACCGGTTGAAATGAACGGTGTCTTGTACTGGGATTTTCCAAAATTATTTCAAGAGATTAAAAATGGATTGAAAGCGGTAAGTCGAGTGACGACAAATGTGGAAAGTTTGGCGATAGATACATGGGGTGTGGATTACGGTTATATCGATGCACAGGGGCGTTTACTCTTACTTCCGAAAAACTATCGGAATGAGGAGAAATTGAAATATCAAGAAGCGCTGTATGAAGCATTGCCCGAGTTGGAGTTTTATAAATACACGGGGATTGTACCGAGCTCGATTAACTCATATGTTCAGCTCTATGCAGATATACAAGCACATCCTTGGCTCAAAGATGTGGTGGCGCATGTCTTATTTATGCCGGATTTGTTTAATTACTTTTTAACACAGCAAATCAATATTAACTATTCTATTGCGAGTACGAGCGGATTGTTATCGACCTCAAAAAAGTGGTCGGACACCCTATTCGAAAAATTGGGTATCCCAAAACAATGGTTCGATCAAAGTGAGTTGACATTGAACAAGGTTCTTGGTCATTTAACGCCGTCGTTAATTAAAGAGACGGGTTTGAGTGAATTAAAAGTCATCGCATCGACAGGACATGATACGGCAGCGAGTATATTAACAGTCTCACCAAACGCTATTTTTATTTCTTGTGGCACTTGGTCAGTGATAGGCATTCAACGAGATGAACCAATCATTAACGAGGTTGCTTATCAGATGGGATTGACGAATGAGGGGACGTATGACGGTCAAATTAAATGTTTAAAAAATTTGAATGCGTTATGGATTTTACAAGAGTTGCAGCGATACTGGTCTGAACAAGGCCACGCTTATAGTTTTAGTGAATTGGTAAAAAGTGCTGAAATGGCACACATTGATAGTTTTATTGACGTTGAAGATGCTGCATTTCTGAAACAAGAAAATATGTATGAATTAATTCAGCAGCATCTTAAAGCAACAGGCCAAACCTTACCTGAAACGGTGGGTGAGTGGGTTCGCATCGTGATTCAAAGTATTGCAATGCAGTATCAGCGTACGATTTTGACAATTGAACGATTGTCGGGCCAATCTTATGACACTGTACATATGGTCGGTGGCGGGATACAAAATGCTTTGCTATGTCAGCTTACAGCAAAATATACAGGTAAAAAAGTAGTGACAGGCCCAATTGAAGCCAGTGCAATGGGCAATGTTTTAGGACAATTGTGCACGCTAGGTCTGATTAAAAAAACAGATATTCAACAGGTGGTCGCAGCGTCTGTGCAATTAAAAAACTATCGACCCAATGAATACGTATAG
- a CDS encoding L-fucose isomerase, whose product MFTQLPKIGIRPTIDGRRKGVRESLEVQTMDMAKAVAQLISETLCYPNGEAVQCVIADTTIGGVTEANKAKEKFDQHQVCATITVTPCWCYGSETMDMNHNIPHAIWGLNGTERPGAVYLAAVLSAHAQKGIPAFGIYGKDVQDANDGTIPDDVKDKLILFSKAALAKGLMHGKAYLSIGSVSMGIAGSMVDERFFQNYLGMRNEYVDSTELIRRMELGIYDQEEYQRALDWTKEKCHFGKDTNAPENQLSDEEKERQVEFVVKMTLISRDLMVGNPKLAEMGYEEEAEGHFAIAAGFQGQRQWTDFYPNGDFMETILNTSFDWDGTRTPYIVATENDTLNGISMLFNYLLTNTAQIFADVRTYWSPEAVSRVTGGRQLEGRAKAGVIHLINSGSATLDGTGQQQRAGQPAMKPYWEITNEEVESCLKATQFRPAIQEYFRGGGFSTNYLTKGEMPLTMVRLNLVAGLGPVLQIAEGYSVTLDDDVHQILDERTDPTWPTTWFAPRLTGEGAFKSVYDVMNHWGANHGAISYGHIGRELITLASMLRIPVSMHNVADADVFRPRVWQHFGTASLEGADYRACQTFGPVYR is encoded by the coding sequence ATGTTTACACAGTTACCCAAAATTGGGATTCGTCCAACGATTGATGGGCGTAGAAAAGGCGTGAGAGAATCATTAGAAGTGCAGACAATGGATATGGCAAAAGCAGTAGCACAGTTGATTTCAGAGACATTGTGTTACCCCAATGGTGAAGCAGTCCAATGTGTGATTGCTGATACAACAATTGGTGGTGTTACTGAAGCAAACAAAGCTAAAGAAAAATTTGATCAACATCAGGTCTGTGCAACAATCACTGTAACGCCGTGTTGGTGTTATGGTTCTGAAACGATGGATATGAACCACAATATCCCACATGCGATTTGGGGATTGAACGGTACGGAAAGACCTGGGGCAGTCTATTTAGCCGCTGTTTTATCCGCGCATGCTCAAAAAGGGATACCTGCTTTCGGTATTTATGGAAAAGACGTTCAAGATGCAAATGACGGAACGATTCCAGATGATGTTAAAGACAAACTGATTTTGTTTAGCAAAGCAGCACTTGCAAAAGGATTGATGCATGGTAAAGCATATTTATCTATCGGAAGTGTCTCTATGGGGATTGCGGGTTCAATGGTCGACGAGCGCTTTTTCCAAAATTATTTAGGCATGCGGAATGAATATGTGGATTCGACAGAACTGATCCGTCGTATGGAGTTAGGGATTTATGACCAAGAGGAATATCAACGTGCATTAGATTGGACAAAAGAAAAATGCCATTTTGGTAAAGATACAAACGCACCAGAAAATCAATTATCAGATGAAGAAAAAGAACGGCAAGTAGAATTTGTCGTGAAAATGACACTTATTAGTCGTGATTTAATGGTAGGTAATCCGAAGCTGGCGGAGATGGGTTACGAAGAGGAAGCGGAAGGGCATTTTGCCATTGCTGCAGGTTTTCAAGGTCAACGCCAATGGACAGACTTTTATCCAAACGGCGATTTTATGGAAACGATTTTAAACACTTCTTTTGATTGGGATGGTACACGAACACCTTATATTGTAGCGACTGAAAACGACACGCTTAATGGGATTTCAATGTTGTTTAACTACTTGTTAACGAATACCGCTCAAATTTTTGCTGATGTTCGCACATATTGGAGCCCAGAAGCAGTGTCACGGGTGACAGGTGGACGACAATTAGAAGGCCGTGCCAAAGCGGGTGTGATTCATCTCATTAATTCAGGTTCAGCGACTTTAGATGGCACAGGTCAGCAACAACGTGCCGGACAACCTGCCATGAAACCGTATTGGGAGATTACAAATGAGGAAGTAGAATCGTGTTTGAAAGCGACACAGTTTAGACCAGCGATACAAGAATATTTCAGAGGTGGCGGTTTTTCGACCAATTACCTTACAAAAGGGGAAATGCCGCTGACAATGGTTCGATTGAATTTAGTCGCTGGATTAGGACCTGTGCTTCAAATTGCGGAAGGATATTCCGTGACATTAGATGATGATGTCCATCAGATTTTAGATGAACGTACAGATCCGACTTGGCCAACAACTTGGTTTGCACCGCGTTTAACAGGTGAAGGTGCTTTTAAATCTGTGTATGATGTCATGAATCATTGGGGCGCAAATCATGGTGCAATCAGCTATGGTCATATTGGTCGTGAACTGATTACACTGGCTTCTATGTTGAGAATTCCGGTTAGTATGCATAATGTGGCGGACGCCGACGTGTTCCGTCCGCGTGTTTGGCAACATTTTGGTACGGCTTCACTTGAAGGTGCTGATTACCGTGCGTGTCAAACGTTTGGCCCGGTTTATCGATAG